From Candoia aspera isolate rCanAsp1 chromosome 4, rCanAsp1.hap2, whole genome shotgun sequence, a single genomic window includes:
- the LOC134497231 gene encoding vomeronasal type-2 receptor 26-like, giving the protein MLILLVLLVKKIVTLSCPASDAFPVPHECVVPKFYQHVLALAFAVKEINEDSHILPNITLGFHIYDSYYNPRMTYRTTLDLLFKSKEFVPNYKCDGQKNLMAIIGALASDTSSYMAESISVYKIPQISEACSGEENLENLPGPLFELQMTGQSYGIYNAVYAVAHALQEMVGSSSKQREILKYEFPDLQPWQEINENPQILSNVTLGFHIYDSYHDARMTYRTTLDLLFKSTSFLPNYKCARQRNLIAIIGGLGSDTSFHMADILALYKIPQLHPYLQRVSFNNSAGDTVSFNEQKEMRGGFDIVNMVSFPNRSFQRVKIGWIDPDVPHGEEFTIRENLIMWHRAFNQACPLSACNEWCHPGNQKEKKEGEKFCCYDCVSCPEGEIQNKTDMENCFKCPEDQYPTREKDDCIHKTVMYLSYKELLGYTLASTSVSLSLITVLILGVFLKYRDTPLVKANNRDLTCILLISLLFCFLCPLLFLGQPNKVTCLLRQPTFGIIFSMAVSCILAKTLTVVVAFMATRPGSNVKKWVGKRMATSIVFFCSLIQVGLSMTWLATFPPFPHLDMHSVSKAIIKECNEGSLAMFSCALGYMGLLALASFFVAFCARRLPDSFNEAKFITFSMLVFCSVWVLFVPTYLSSRGKALVAVEIFSILASSAGLLGCIFFPKCYIIMLRPELNVKEQLIRRWN; this is encoded by the exons ATGTTGATCCTCCTGGTGCTCCTGGTGAAGAAGATAGTTACTCTCAGCTGCCCTGCAAGTGATGCCTTCCCAGTCCCACATGAGTG TGTGGTCCcaaaattctaccagcatgtCCTTGCCTTGGCctttgctgtgaaggagatcaatgaggACTCCCACATCTTACCTAACATCACTCTTGGGTTCCACATCTATGACAGCTACTACAACCCAAGGATGACCTATCGCACCACTCTGGACCTGCTTTTCAAATCCAAGGAATTTGTCCCTAACTACAAATGTGATGGCCAGAAAAATCTGATGGCCATCATTGGAGCACTTGCGTCTGATACCTCATCCTATATGGCAGAAAGTATAAGTgtctacaagattccacag ATCAGTGAAGCTTGTAGTGGAGAAGAGAATTTGGAGAATCTGCCTGGGCCTCTGTTTGAGTTGCAGATGACTGGCCAAAGCTACGGCATTTACAATGCTGTTTATGCAGTGGCCCATGCTTTGCAGGAGATGGTGGGATCAAGCTCCAAACAGAGAGAAATTCTGAAGTATGAATTTCCAGATCTGCAGCCTTGGCAG gagatcaatgagaATCCCCAGATCTTGTCCAATGTTACCCTTGGGTTCCATATCTATGACAGCTACCATGATGCACGGATGACTTATCGGACCACCCTGGACCTGCTCTTCAAATCAACTAGCTTTCTTCCCAACTACAAATGTGCCAGGCAGAGGAACTTGATAGCCATCATTGGAGGACTTGGTTCTGATACCTCCTTCCACATGGCAGACATCTTGGCTctctacaagattccacag CTCCACCCATATCTTCAAAGGGTTTCCTTCAACAATTCAGCTGGTGACACAGTGTCCTTCAATGAGCAAAAGGAAATGAGAGGTGGATTTGACATTGTGAACATGGTCAGTTTTCCAAACAGGTCCTTTCAGAGAGTGAAAATTGGATGGATAGATCCAGATGTGCCCCATGGAGAAGAATTCACAATTCGTGAGAATCTGATTATGTGGCACAGAGCCTTCAATCAG GCCTGTCCCCTTTCAGCATGTAATGAATGGTGCCATCctggaaatcagaaagaaaagaaggaaggagaaaagttttgctgctatgactgtgttTCCTGCCCAGAAGGGGAGATTCAAAACAAGACAG atatggaaaattgttttaaatgtccagaagatcaataccCTACCAGAGAGAAAGATGACTGCATCCACAAAACTGTAATGTATCTTTCTTACAAGGAACTTCTAGGATATACTTTagcctccacttcagtttcattgTCTTTAATCACTGTTCTCATATTAGGAGTATTTCTTAAGTACAGAGATACCCCTctggtcaaagccaacaacagggacCTCACCTGCATTCTCCTTATCTCCCTCCTCTTCTGCTTCCTGTGTCCTCTCCTGTTCCTTGGCCAGCCCAACAAAGTGACCTGCCTACTTCGACAACCAacctttggcatcatcttctccatgGCTGTTTCTTGCATCTTGGCCAAAACCCTCACTGTGGTGGTAGCTTTCATGGCTACCAGGCCAGGCTCCAACGTGAAGAAGTGGGTGGGGAAAAGGATGGCAACCTCCATTGTTTTTTTCTGCTCTCTCATTCAAGTAGGCCTTTCTATGACCTGGCTTGCAACCTTCCCTCCATTCCCACACTTGGACATGCATTCAGTGTCCAAGGCCATCATCAAGGAATGTAATGAAGGTTCTCTGGCCATGTTCTCCTGtgccctgggctacatgggcctgCTGGCCCTTGCCAGCTTCTTTGTGGCCTTCTGTGCTCGCAGATTACCAgacagcttcaatgaagccaaattcattACCTTTAGCATGCTGgtattctgcagtgtttgggtccTCTTTGTTCCCACTTACCTGAGCTCAAGAGGAAAAGCCTtagtggctgtggagatcttctccatcttagcttccagtgctggattactgggatgtatctttttccctaaatgctacatcattatgTTGAGACCAGAGCTGAATGTGAAGGAGCAGCTAATAAGAAGATGGAATTGA